From Salvia splendens isolate huo1 chromosome 3, SspV2, whole genome shotgun sequence, a single genomic window includes:
- the LOC121794275 gene encoding pectin acetylesterase 11-like isoform X2, whose amino-acid sequence MAALLLPLTILSLVTAGIVAVHNVSISLLDSAVARGAVCLDGTPPAYAYSPGFGDGVDNWHVFLQGGGWCHNVDNCLDRTRDPKGSSAKLMTEQNGVASFGGMLDANSTLNPDFYNWHVFKIFYCDGSSFMSNVEDVDPKHNLTYRGARIYDAMMDELLRIGMGNAKNALLSGTSAGGLATTLHCDKFQSLFHNTTKVKCVSDSGFFVHGEHFIGADWREAYFFNVISTHGLTNMLPTSCTSKFSPTLCIFPENLVPHIQTPLFLIESAFDKYQISNNVFSPSDASPRWINCINNLTFCNWSEIKIMKDTHS is encoded by the exons ATGGCTGCATTACTACTCCCACTTACTATCCTATCTTTGGTTACGGCCGGAATCGTAGCAGTCCACAACGTCTCCATCTCTCTGTTGGACTCCGCTGTAGCCAGAGGAGCTG TCTGTCTAGACGGCACCCCTCCTGCCTATGCTTATAGCCCAGGGTTCGGAGACGGAGTCGACAACTGGCACGTATTCCTACAG GGTGGTGGGTGGTGTCACAATGTAGATAACTGCCTCGATAGAACCAGAGATCCTAAAGGAAGTAGTGCTAAGCTTATGACGGAGCAGAATGGTGTCGCATCCTTTGGAGGGATGCTCGATGCCAATTCCACCTTGAATCCtg ATTTCTACAATTGGCACGTGTTCAAAATCTTCTACTGCGACGGCTCATCTTTCATGTCCAATGTTGAGGACGTAGACCCT AAGCACAACCTGACTTATAGAGGTGCTAGAATATATGATGCTATGATGGATGAGCTCCTACGAATCGGAATGGGAAATGCTAAAAAT gcTTTATTGTCAGGCACTTCGGCAGGTGGATTAGCCACTACTTTACACTGTGATAAGTTTCAATCATTGTTTCACAACACAACTAAAGTGAAGTGCGTATCTGATTCAGGTTTTTTTGTTCATGG AGAGCATTTTATCGGAGCTGATTGGAGAGAAGCTTACTTCTTTAATGTGATATCAACACAT GGTTTGACGAATATGTTACCCACATCATGCACATCCAAATTTAGCCCAACACTG TGTATATTTCCTGAAAATTTGGTCCCACATATCCAAACCCCACTATTTTTAATTGAATCAGCATTTGACAAATATCAG ATCTCAAACAATGTGTTCTCTCCGAGTGATGCTAGCCCGAGATGGATCAATTGCATCAATAACTTGACATTTTGCAATTGGAGTGAGATAAAAATCATGAAAG ataCACATTCATAA
- the LOC121794275 gene encoding pectin acetylesterase 11-like isoform X1 yields MAALLLPLTILSLVTAGIVAVHNVSISLLDSAVARGAVCLDGTPPAYAYSPGFGDGVDNWHVFLQGGGWCHNVDNCLDRTRDPKGSSAKLMTEQNGVASFGGMLDANSTLNPDFYNWHVFKIFYCDGSSFMSNVEDVDPKHNLTYRGARIYDAMMDELLRIGMGNAKNALLSGTSAGGLATTLHCDKFQSLFHNTTKVKCVSDSGFFVHGEHFIGADWREAYFFNVISTHGLTNMLPTSCTSKFSPTLCIFPENLVPHIQTPLFLIESAFDKYQISNNVFSPSDASPRWINCINNLTFCNWSEIKIMKDFRYTFINTLKSTIENSSSRRGYFVHSCYQHGHMEYVRGSTCSLFVGNGLANKTIAQAVGDWFFDRSEFQEMDMLNDLPRNCTGFDDQPTLEKKCRDHIHH; encoded by the exons ATGGCTGCATTACTACTCCCACTTACTATCCTATCTTTGGTTACGGCCGGAATCGTAGCAGTCCACAACGTCTCCATCTCTCTGTTGGACTCCGCTGTAGCCAGAGGAGCTG TCTGTCTAGACGGCACCCCTCCTGCCTATGCTTATAGCCCAGGGTTCGGAGACGGAGTCGACAACTGGCACGTATTCCTACAG GGTGGTGGGTGGTGTCACAATGTAGATAACTGCCTCGATAGAACCAGAGATCCTAAAGGAAGTAGTGCTAAGCTTATGACGGAGCAGAATGGTGTCGCATCCTTTGGAGGGATGCTCGATGCCAATTCCACCTTGAATCCtg ATTTCTACAATTGGCACGTGTTCAAAATCTTCTACTGCGACGGCTCATCTTTCATGTCCAATGTTGAGGACGTAGACCCT AAGCACAACCTGACTTATAGAGGTGCTAGAATATATGATGCTATGATGGATGAGCTCCTACGAATCGGAATGGGAAATGCTAAAAAT gcTTTATTGTCAGGCACTTCGGCAGGTGGATTAGCCACTACTTTACACTGTGATAAGTTTCAATCATTGTTTCACAACACAACTAAAGTGAAGTGCGTATCTGATTCAGGTTTTTTTGTTCATGG AGAGCATTTTATCGGAGCTGATTGGAGAGAAGCTTACTTCTTTAATGTGATATCAACACAT GGTTTGACGAATATGTTACCCACATCATGCACATCCAAATTTAGCCCAACACTG TGTATATTTCCTGAAAATTTGGTCCCACATATCCAAACCCCACTATTTTTAATTGAATCAGCATTTGACAAATATCAG ATCTCAAACAATGTGTTCTCTCCGAGTGATGCTAGCCCGAGATGGATCAATTGCATCAATAACTTGACATTTTGCAATTGGAGTGAGATAAAAATCATGAAAG attttagataCACATTCATAAATACGCTGAAAAGTACAATTGAGAATAGCTCCTCAAGGAGAGGCTATTTTGTACATAGTTGCTACCAACATGGCCATATGGAATACGTACGCGGTTCGACATGCTCATTGTTTGTTGGAAACGGACTTGCTAACAAA ACGATAGCACAAGCCGTGGGAGATTGGTTTTTCGACCGGAGCGAGTTCCAGGAGATGGACATGCTCAATGACTTGCCACGGAACTGCACTGGCTTCGACGACCAACCTACTTTGGAGAAAAAGTGTAGGGATCATATTCATCATTAG